A single genomic interval of Helianthus annuus cultivar XRQ/B chromosome 13, HanXRQr2.0-SUNRISE, whole genome shotgun sequence harbors:
- the LOC110898955 gene encoding BOI-related E3 ubiquitin-protein ligase 1, whose amino-acid sequence MQLIWAVEACSSSQPSFNFLISNHMMMIDATTTADAVFPMYHTVFAHPESDLTFSLPLSRKRKTIGDPNGNWNPNDSCTTYSYLREDISSLIQQQQFEMDQFVARHNEKVRREMEQKRRRNSMKLISAIEENVTHRLRAKEEEIANMRKINYALEDKVKSLCIENQIWRELAQTNEATANALRSNLKQVLEQVVHGGYRRYNMEAGEESAATMAVVDDVLSCCESNNENECMLAEQDTGNSNTNSNNNRLCKRCGEAESCVLLLPCRHLCLCRKVLVVRPVINSEGNPLPKGLLWFCSMYFTLFVLKFMGCLSSSVLLSAKPLRYLTG is encoded by the exons ATGCAACTCATATGGGCCGTTGAAGCTTGCTCATCCAGCCAGCCCTCCTTCAATTTTCTTATTAGCAACCACATGATGATGATTGACGCCACAACAACCGCAGATGCTGTTTTTCCGATGTATCACACCGTTTTTGCTCATCCAGAAAGTGACCTAACTTTTAGTCTTCCGCTTTCTAGAAAGCGGAAGACTATAGGCGATCCCAATGGAAACTGGAATCCCAATGACAGTTGCACCACGTACTCGTATCTCAGAGAAGATATTTCGTCTCTTATTCAGCAACAACAATTTGAGATggatcagtttgttgctcgtcaT AACGAGAAAGTAAGGCGTGAAATGGAACAGAAACGACGGAGAAATTCGATGAAACTGATATCAGCAATAGAGGAAAATGTAACACATAGATTAAGAGCAAAAGAAGAAGAGATTGCAAACATGAGGAAGATAAATTACGCGTTAGAAGATAAGGTGAAATCTCTGTGTATAGAAAACCAGATCTGGCGCGAATTAGCGCAAACAAACGAAGCAACAGCGAATGCATTACGTAGCAATTTGAAGCAAGTTTTGGAGCAGGTTGTTCACGGAGGTTACCGACGTTATAACATGGAGGCCGGTGAAGAATCCGCCGCTACCATGGCGGTTGTTGACGATGTTCTTTCGTGTTGCGAAAGTAATAATGAGAACGAGTGCATGTTAGCGGAGCAGGATACCGGTAATAGTAACACTAATAGTAACAATAACAGGTTGTGCAAAAGGTGTGGTGAAGCTGAGTCATGTGTGTTGCTGCTTCCTTGTAGGCATCTATGCCTTTGTAGA AAAGTGCTGGTGGTCCGGCCTGTCATCAATTCCGAGGGAAATCCACTGCCTAAAGGCTTACTATG GTTTTGTTCGATGTATTTCACTTTATTCGTGCTAAAATTCAT GGGCTGTTTGTCAAGCTCTGTGCTATTAAGTGCTAAGCCATTAAGATATCTGACTGGGTAA